The sequence ctaacctgtcagatgaatgttgtaaataacaaaaaataaaaacagtgccaaaacagcaatttctagttaccttgcctcacaaaaagtgtaatatagagcaaccaaaaatcatatgtaccctaaactagtaccaccctatcccatagtttctaaaatggggtcacttttttggagtttctactctaggggtgcatcaggggggcttcaaatgggacatggtgtcaaaaaatgagtcgagcaaaatctgccttccaaaaaaaagtgaaattttgaaattgtatctctattttccattaattcttgtggaacacctaaagggttaacaaagttagtaaaaatctgttttgaataccttgaggggtgtagtttctagaatggggtcattttttggtagtttctattatgtaagcctcacaaagtgacttcagatctgaactggtccttgaaaagtgggtttttaaaaatttctgaaaaattgcaagatttgcttctaaatttctaagccttgtaacatccctaaaaaataaaatgtaattcccaaaattttccaaacatgaagtacacatatggggaatgtaaagtaataactatttttgtaggtattactatgtattatagaagtagagaaattgaaacttggaaatttgcaaatatttcccaatttttggcaaatgtattttttttataaataaaaatgaattttttggactccattttaccagtgttatgaagtacaatatgtgacgaaaaaacaatctcagaatggcctggataagtcaaagggttttaaagttatcaccacataaagtgacactggtcagatttgcaaaaaatggcctggtccttaaggtgaaatatggctgtgtccttaaggagttaaagggaacctgtcaatatcccaagccggcagcaatacctgagagtagccagcagcgtgtttgtaacaatcattttcttcctgcaggtagATGAAccaaaagctgtaaaaactttATTTAATCCCCTGTCCGGCACACttttctagtcaggcttgaagtcacggaggcaacgacctccttgcttcaagtcacggtaaccacgccaccttccctgccccttcgctgtgattgacagcgcttatgcacgatAGTTCGGCTGACTTtgccgaactgccggctgtcaatcacagcgaaggggcaggaaagggggcgtggttaccgtgacttgaagcaagaaggccgctgcctctgtgacttcaaacctgactagaAAAGAGCGCCGGGCGGGGGATAAAATaaagtttttacagcttttggTTCATctacctgcaggaagaaaatgatcgttacaaacacactgctggctactctaaggtactgctgccgactttggatgttttttggaggtgacaggttccctttaaccccttaaggactcagccctatttcaccttaaggacttggccattttttgcaaatctgaccagtgtcactttaagtgctcataactttaaaacgcattgacttatccaggccgttctgagattgtttttttcgtcacatattgtacttcatgacactgctaaaattgggtcaaaaaagaaaatttttttgcataaaaaaataccatatttaccaaaaattttgaaaaattagcaaatttcaaagtttcagtttctctacttcagtaatacatagtaatacccccaaaaattgtgatgactttacattccccatatgtctacttcatgtttgtagcattttgggaatgatattttattttttggggatgttacaaggcttagaagtttagaagcaaatcttgaaatttttcagaaatttacaaaaacccaatttttagggaccactacaggtctgaagtcactttgcgaggcttacataatagaaaccgcccaaaaatgaccccattctataaactacacccctcaaggtattcaaaactgattttacaaacttcgttaaccctttaggtgttgcacaagagttattggcaaatggggatgacatttgagaatttcttttttttgcctaattttccattttaacccattttttccactaacaaagcaagggttaacagccaaacaagactgtatctttatttccctgactctgccgtttacagaaacaccccatatgtggccgtaaactactgtacgggcacacagtagggcgtagagggaaaggtgcgcgtatggtttttggaagccagattttgctggactggttttttgacaccatgtcccatttgaagcccccctgatgcacccctagagtagaaactccataaaagtgaccccatctaagaaactacaccccttaaggtattcaaaacagattttacaaactttgttaaccctttaggtgttgcacaagatttaatggaaaatagagatacaatttcaaaatttcacttttttggcagattttccattttaatattttttttccagttacaaagcaagggttaacagccaaacaaaactcattatttatggccctgattctgtagtttacagaaacaccccatatgtggccgtaaactactgtacgggcacacagtagggcgtagagggaaaggtgcgccgtatggtttttggaaaccagattttgctggactgtttttttgacaccatgtcccatttgaagcccccctgatgcacctctagagtagaaactccataaaagtgaccccatctaagaaactacacccctcaaggtattcaaaactgattttacaaactttgttaaccctttaggtgttgcacaagatttaatggaaaatagagatacaatttcataatttcacttttttggcagattttccattttaatattttttttccagttacaaagcaagggttaacagccaaacaaaactcaacatttatggccctgattctgtagtttacagaaacaccccatatgtggtcgtaaaccgctgtacgagcacacggcagggtgcagaaggaaaggaatgccatacggtttttggaaggcagattttgctggactggtttttttgacaccatgtcccatttgaagcccccctgatgcacccctagagtagaaactccaaaaaagtgaccccattttagaaactacgggatagggtggcagttttgtttgtactagtttagggtacatatgatttttggttgctctatattacacttttttgtgcggcaaggtaacaagaaatagattttttggcacgttttttttttttgttaattacaacattcatctgacaggttagatcatgtggtaattttattgagcaggttgtcacggatgcggcgatacctaatatgtatacaattttttttatttatgtaagttttacacaatgatttcatttttaaaacaaaaaaaatgttttagtgtctccatagtctaagagccatagtttttttcagtttttgggcgattatcttaagtagggtctcattttttgcgggatgagatgactgtttgagtggcactattttggagtgcatatgactttttgatcacttgctattacactttttgtgacgtaagatggcaaaaaattgctttttttacactgtttttatttttatttttttacggtggtcacctgaggggttaggtcatgtgatatttttatagagccggtcgatacggacgcggcaatacctaatatgtatactttttttttatttatttaagttttacacaatgatttcattttcaaacaaaaaaaatcatgttttagtgtttccatagtctaagagccatagttttttcagtttttgggcgattatcttgggtagggtatgatttttgcgggatgagatgacggtttgattggtactattttggcgtacatgcgacttttttgatcacttttattaccttttttgggaagtaaggtgggcaaaatttaaatttcctaatagttttaatttttttatttttatggcgttcaccgtgtggggaaagtaacatgaccgttttatagatcaggtcgttacggacgcggcgataccaaacatgtttagggaattttatttttatcatttttaatcagtgataaatgtgttttttactttttttttcacttttttcactttttttttgacccagacccacttgattcttgaagatccagtgggtctgatgtctgtgtaatacagtacagtacaatatatattgtactgtactgtattttacttacactttgtctgaacagatctctgcctttagcacagatctgttcagcaccatggacagcaggatgcctgaaacggcgtcctgttgccatgggaaccttccccgtctgctcagtagttgttAGAACTTCGCAGAACttcggaagggtaaggacggggctgtcggggggctgtctactgtacggaccgctgtatggaaagggttaaacggctgacatcgcatcatcgatgttagccgtttataccagggtgccagcaatgtgctggcaccctggtatacccactgaacaccaacgattattcaaggggaggcgggcgggggatcgcgatcccgcctgccgcaccgcccacctcccgcaccgcccccaccgcccacaactcccccccctgcaccacccgccggcaaaaaatcatgcaggggggcagggggggtgtaaaatatatattttagggacactaaagcttctgatccccgcggtcagggcccgcggggatcagaaactgcagaaagcgcagcaaaccgcaggtctgaattgacctgcggttttctgcgatcgccgatgcgtggggtcaaatgacccccccccctgcattgttacgggatgccggctgaatgatttcagccgaaatcccgttccgattaacccctggggcgccggaataccgatttcaattttttttttttttttttttttaattctgtttatTTGAAGCAGATTCACAAAATACAAGGCAAAGGTCATGATCCCACATAACATACATTAAGCACGCTTTCTCCCCCTTGCTTCTGAAGGAAGTCAGGGAGTCACATATAGTAACTTTAAGGATCATGAGTTTAATATACATGAATCtgactgcattttttatttttaattcaaaAGTGTTAGGAgacagaaataataaagaaaagaaagggaAGAGGGGTAAGGGAGAGAGAtataggggggggagggaggcagGCCTATACTGCCAGGGGTCCCAGAGTATTACTTAGAGATGCTTTAAGATACCATGTAGTGTACTGAAAGGGTTTAACCAATTCTCTAACTTCTACCATACTGTAGTGTGCCAAAACAAAAGTGCGCCACTTATTAAAGAATTTGGAAGCTGAACTTTCTTTGTGCCTAGATGCTTCAATCCTTTCATATCCTAAAAGTACTTTCAATTCAGAAATCACAGCAGGAATGTCCGGCATGGTATCTGTGAGCCATCTCTGGAGCAAGACCCTTTTGGCTACCAACAAAACCGAGTGTAATAAAATCGGTATCTTAGTTGGGTTCTCCATACGGATATAATGAAAAACCAAGGTCTGAGGTTCCATAGTTAATTCCACCAACCAGTTAGTCTTGATATATTCAATCACAGCGATCCAAAATTTGATTACCTCAGGACATGTCCAGATGCCATGCCAGAAATCcgtagcagccattttacaatTAGGAcaatgtgtgatacggtctggaaACTGGGGAGAGGCTGGAAAGTTAAATCCATAAATTGCCCGATGCATCATTCTAAAAAACGTTTCACGCCAAATCTCACCAATCACGCACTGACGCACCTTACTCCAACCTTCCAGGATCTTCACCCCAATCTCATCATCCATAGTGATGTGCTCCCACTTCTTAAAAAGAGTGGAAACCTTGGCTTTTGTGAAGTTTCCTGAAAAGGCCCTGTACAGCCTAGAGAGGGAGACTGTTTGGGGAGAGAAACTAAGGATCTCATCAAAGGAGTTTTTGGTCGCCTCTCTCGATAGATCACGTAATCTATGTGAGCAGAAACCCACAATCTGCATTATTTGCAAGAAATGGGAATCTGGTAAAGCGTATTTTTCCTTCAGTTCTTTTGGAGTCAGCCAGCGTTTCTCCCCCTGATGCATCAGATGTTCCGCCCTAGTCAAACCCCTAGATATCCACAACTCAGAAGGTCTCAAACTAGTCCCTGATGGAAATTCTGGATGACCCCATAGCGGCATCCATTTAGAGATTGCATGAGGCAGATTTGCTGTTTTCCTAACCGCCTTCCAGGTTGCTATCGTATCTCTCAATAAAAGCGAGGATTTAATTTCCCTGGGTAATGCGGCcatttcaagttatgacgtaccggtacgtcatgggtccttaaggggttagagatgagccaaatttaacaaacaacATGCAACGTTTGATAAATTAGGAGCAAAATATGACAACGCGGACTCAGGGAAAACTGatttcaaatattcccctcatgatgcATTCTCCAATATTTCTATTCTCAATATTATAACAGTAAATGATTGAACTCCTTACGGGATTCTGTTTAAGGACTTCCAGGCTGGGGAAAACAGTCTTATCGATCTTTGTCACCACGCACATCTTCTTTCCATACAGTCGTGTTGCAAATACTCCCTTTAATAGAATAAGATTCAAACAGATTACAAATCCAGTAAGTGCATCACTATTGTAACTGTCTATGTCTTATAGTCTAAGGGTATATATGTAGCTGATTTTTCCTTCAAATTAGCGGGTTGGAAATCCTCAGCGTATTGCAGTATCAGCAAAGTAGATGAGAATTATTTTTAACGTATCTCATCCACACCCCGGGGAAAAATTTGATAGTGGTGCAGATTTGCAAATCAATTCTTTCtatgaatttttttaaatctaaaacaCCAAGATCTGCAATAAAAAAGTAGATGTGGACAAATGAAATGGAATGAAATATAAATTTACAAGTACGGGAATGAGTAGGATTTACATATGCAGCAGTATtttaagactggcatttcataCTCGTCTAAGTCAGCAGTTTGATGGAGTAAGATgtgtcaaatttattaaaaagatgcCTCTTCATAAATTGTGTGTGTCTTCTGGCTGTTCATGTCCAAAAAAAACCAGTCTATGGTAGCTTTTGCAGTCTATTGTAACTTTGCTTTGTAGTTTCTGGCATAAAATATACTATAACTGCCAGCGGCAGGAGGTAAAACATGCTCCCTGTAAGCACTGCCCATCACTGCTAGTGCACAAATATGCAAAAAACTTACTTGCACAGCACCTTTGatatccccctcccccaccaccaccactgatTTTAATTATCTGCTTGCTTTCAGTATAATAGATTATTCTTGTTTCCATTCAAAGCCTAAACACTTTGCATAAATCtaacatttttttcattttttacctcCAGTGTTTTGTTTtgtgggggcacagagagggcattactactgtgaatgaggcatagagagggtattactactgtgaaggggcatagagatggcatatctactgtgaggaggggatgcagagggcattactactgtaaatggAGCACGAATAGGGCATTACtattgtaaagggggcacaataaagggataactactgtgaaggggcatacaGAAGGTTTATAGCTATTGTGAGGGTGCACAATGAAGGCATAACTAATGTTaaagggcacagagagggcataactactgtgaggggacacaaggaAGAGATAACTACTGTAAGAAGGGCACAATGTAGGAAAAacgactgtgaagggggcacatgctagacataactactctgaggggaACAGTGTGGGCAGAACAATGGTGAGggtgcacagagagggcataactactgtgagggcacaCAATAaggacatatctactgtgaatGTGGCTCAATGTGGGCATAATCACAGTGaaagggcacagtgtgggcataactactgtgagggggcataatgagggcattactactgtgagaggggcacaatgggggcataactactgagagcAGGCACAATGTTTTAAAGTAGGTGGGGTGCCAGAAAAAGATTCTGCCCTGGatgccaaacaccttaggcatGTCActgttcctgatgcagttttagaagccaaaatcatgaggggatcataaaagaagagaaaatataaatgacagataagacttcttttccttttttaattCACTCTTGGTTTttgctttcaaaactgcatccaAAAACCTGAACATGTGGTCCTACCCTAAAGGTTCCTACTGAATGACAGTTTTCTAAAATATATAATAGAAAATCTGCAAAGTGATACAGAAAGTGTATTAAGAAATTATATAATCGTATGAAGAATTATATTCATGTGCTGAGAcaataatatgtatattttaaaaAGTGACAGTCTTATGAATGATGAATGCATTATAGAATTCTTAGAAAAAGGTAGCTTTTGCTAAGATTTATATATTTGCTTACATTTTAATGGTAGAAATGGGATGCTAGATTGGGGAATGGTTGTAGAACTATAAAATTCCCATATTCAGTAAATATTAATGCTTAAAATGTATCTTATATGTAAGACTTCTCTTGTGCTTCCTCTCTCCTGGGGAACTTCCTCCCTCATTCTCCAATCCTCTCACTGAAAACTTCTCTCTATTGACACGCATGTTACCTGGCTCCTGACCTCTTGTCCAGCACTGTCTCCTTCTGAGATGACCAGAGCTGCACATTCTATTTGTGACATCCTTTATCTTTTTCCTACTGCTTATGAAATATAAACTGGTGTGGACAAGGCTCCTACTAAACGTATCTTGTATGGCGCTATGTATACAATAATACATTGTCCTTATTATATTCTATTAAGACAAGTGGTTGTCGAGGTCAGACAGGTACTTACTTTCCCGTAGTCACAGATGGAGTCCCAGGAGTTCCAGCCATTTAGATTATGAATGTTGGCCACTTGGTCCTGGTTGTCTATATTCACCGTCTGATGCACATTGCCTCCATCGTTACCTTGATTATTAACATTGATGTTCTATGGGAGAATGTTGGAAAGTTACTCACAATCTTCTATAATATCAAAGCAGAACAAGAATAGTGTGAAAATCAGAGCCTACCGAAGGATAGCTGGTAAGTACACATTGGCTCAAAGTTAACACAACTGTTCTCCTTTAGAAATAAAAAGAACCAAGAAATTCTGGAACAAAACCGGAGCCACATTCCATGTATAAATACATGACTAGCAGATATGAAGAATTTAATAGGAATTCTTACATCAGTAGCAAGCAGAGATCCAAGGAGAGCAGCGAAAATCACCTGAAAGGGAGAAATATGCACAGTATTCATTTCACTTTATTACCTTCATCTAGTGTATACTTAACCCCCTAAGAGCCAgagcatttcattttttttctttttcagcttTTTTTAGGGGAAATacttaaaaaggtaaaaaatagataCATTTATGATTGCTAATCCTTTAAATTTGTATATTCACAATCAAATAGAATGGCTTCCAAatgttgtttttgttgttttgatatataatatgtatgatcTCAGGTAAACAGGGTGGCTGTTGTGTTGGCATGGGTGCCGTTGCTTTTTGAAAACTATTtgcatttcatttcatttttagtCTAGAATGGCCAGCAAAGACCTCTTGGTATTATTCATTCTTTATCATTTTTTTGTAATCTCCACTGGTGGAAGTTTTTGTAGTTCTTCACTATAGTGTAGCCTGGACATGCCATGAGGCACCTGGCGATCAGGTGAGTCACTACTGTTCACTACAGATCACACATTGACCACTCTGTAGACTAGAAAAGAGAAGAGAGGCTAAAGGGCTATTACAGTTCCAGCAAATATGACTAGAAATATCCACTGGATGGTAACAGTGGAGGTGCTTATTGAATGACTACAAGTAGAAAACCCGAAAACCAAGAGGAACATTAGCTGAAAACATATATAAACTGCTTCCATTTTCACTATACAAACAAGAACCTTTTATGGCTGAATCGTTAATACCTCTTTAAGTTTTAATCTCCACTGAACTTGCCTTCAAAAAATTAACTCCACATGTTCAATTTATTGAATCTTACACCCATTTTTCTGGAATGAATTGCACGCTTATTGGATCACACATAAACCTTAATAAGCTTCAAGTGCCTGCCATGTCAGTGGCCCCAGCATTGCAACTCTATAACTTACCTGCAAGTTTTATgttaaaataatatttattttaaccctctaGGGTAGACTCACACACAGCATATTTGTTGCATCTAGTTCTGCAACTGCAAATTGGTTTCATTCATCTAAAAGGGGTTATTTTGGTGGCAAGCACAAGGCCCAGTGCCCTTATAATGTAAATAGCATCAGCCATTATAGCAATAGTTTACATGTGTCGATACATACCAAGGTTTTCATTTTGGTTGTCTCTCCAGGAAAAGAAACTTACAATGAAGTCTAAGGTACATGCAGACCCATCGTTTTGTCTCATTTATATACAGAAGAAAGGACAAACAAACCAACTTCAAAATTTTGCCTTGGAATGTGTCCACCTTGTGAAGAAAAGATATGATGTATATTTTATCTTATTAAACATAGATATGAAACTCCCGGGCAAAATTTGATAATGGGTCCATTGTTTTGGTAATACAAGGTATGGTGTGTAGCCAAATCAAAAGTTTCTAATACAAGATATGGTGTGTAACCAAATCAAAAGTTGACTATGAGTAATATGCTCAAAAGGAAACATAACAGAGACCTGTCAATGATTGAAGGACCACTATGAAGTCTCTAAGGAACTTTGTTATGAAGCTTGGACTATACAATGTGAGTCTTGCCAATGGCAGGCTTACTaatattatggcaaaaaaaatcccATTACGGTATGTTGGACTATAAATGCAGAATGTTTCTTGGGATTTTACTGTTGAAAACAGACCCTCCAGGAAGCTGAACACCAATAATAATCATGAATTCCACACTATAATTATTTATTACTTTTTAAGTTAGGCGATGCAAATAGTTGCAATGAAAACTAACTGAAATATATAAAACTATGTAAAAATCTAACCTAGCAAGCTGAAAAAGTGCAATAAGTTGCTGAACCTCCATGAGAAGTGGTGTAACTTACTTCCACAGCAGCCATATTTAATATATTGAGTTTAATTTGGTCTGCATTTTCAACGTATGTGGCTGATGAAGCATATGGAGGTTTTCATTGTTGGTTGCCCAACTAAAAACTCTTCCATGTAAAGTCTTATGATGACCAGGATCCTTCTATAGTaatgagtggcataggcaatatttggatTCACAATTGTAATGGATCTCCtaacaccccgaccgggtacctccattgatagttgctcctagtgctttccgaggactccaagcactccacttgacaccatacgcactgcagaccccacgaaccgccgaagcttggtggaggtctcactgtcccctacccaccctggacctacgacaaggctccaggctccagtgggtgaacctctcctaaaaccagagagcaggaacagctcttaaaagagctagtagttatagccaggggagtatagcaaatctcccagcgtatagaaatccccagcgtcgatcagttacccaaacatcagcctcaacatgataaagggtaaaacaggaacactttattgagggctacccgcccgtatttatgcaggtccccatctggtggacacgcccctaggggaccagaatgaagactgtgacacaggacagatatgcagcactgcaggatacacagagacaatacatccccacaatgcatcatggtttcctcctctctgccctggagacacccgaagagtaatcca is a genomic window of Bufo bufo chromosome 1, aBufBuf1.1, whole genome shotgun sequence containing:
- the LOC120987201 gene encoding gastrokine-1-like, which encodes MKTLVIFAALLGSLLATDNINVNNQGNDGGNVHQTVNIDNQDQVANIHNLNGWNSWDSICDYGKGVFATRLYGKKMCVVTKIDKTVFPSLEVLKQNPVKTTKQLFKFNINQIPIANIGIYGVHIEALCHGIPSYTADANQVDEFCEENCNTNSIITIGRISFCY